tgttataaaagaaaagtccaatCTGTcttcaatcaaaatttcaatgtCTTTGTTACcaggaaaatatatatacatatggcGCTGGTTATGGGTACCAAAGACTTGCTGAGATATCCTTTATACTCTTTTTACTCgttcaatataaaaaaataataaatagatCTGGCATCCATGTTGAAGGGCCCTTGCATTGGTAGGGCACAGAACCGATTTCATAAAGAACAAGTGCAGCTTTAAAAACGTAATGTTATCGGCTTTCCAGGACAGTTTATAGGCGAAGCAGATGGATATTGAAATGCATTTGCATGGATCGATTGCACATTTAGTTATTAAAAGCAAGGTGAAACCAGAAGCATATGAACACTACAAAATTCTTTGTAATTGGAAGCTACAGTTCAAGAAATAGAATGGATGAAGACATATATAAGATATTTGTTTGTAAATCATAATTTTTCATATGAAGAAAGCTACAAATTGGTTGTAGTGTTTGGCTTCATCAGGACCAACTAAAACTTTGcatcaataaaaatattacTTCATACTACGATCATCCACCAAGAAGCACAACCACCACTTTCAAGGTCAGTAGTGTTGGAGCAAGGCTTAACACACTTAAAAGTTCACATGTATTAAAGTCACCAGCAAAAATTCATTGGCTACACAGGCAAGCCCTTACCAGAAAGAAAGACTagtacaaaaacaaaatcctaagaTGGTATcacctcttccttttcctatTTCCTGAGAGAGAATCTTTATTGAAGCCTCTCAAATCATTGGTGGTTTCAGCCATATTTTGCTTCTTGGAACCTTTCCTCCCTCCATATCCAAACTTGGAATCCTTGATATCCCTCTTCTTCGGTTTCTTCCCCACCTTCACACCTTGTCTTGCCTTCCCTCCCGACCGATCTCCTGGATCTACACCTGGCCTCTTATTACTTGACTTCTCAAATGGTTTCCCATCTTCGAATGCCAAATCCAACTCACTGCCTTTGTCACCCCCAGCAAACCCACTCTGCTGCCTCTGCTTCCTCCACTTCTTCACAGACTCTATGTCCTCCTTTTTCTGCTTAGCTCTCTCTTTCAACTTCTGAGCCTGAATCTCTTTAGATAATTTCTTGGCATCTCTAGCTTTCCTTCTCTCATCGGCTTCctcaatcttcttcttctccaccaAAAGCCGGCTCTTCACTCTCTCCATGTGGGAATCTGTCTTCACCATTTCCGCATAGTAGTCCTCAGGCCTGAGAAAAGGAAGCCCCATTGACTGAAGCTTCTCGAATGCCTTTCTCGTTCCCTCTAGAGCCTGGGTATAAAACGCGAGCTCCCGAGTTAGGTCATCATTCACGTCCACCTGTTGCTCTTGATCAATATCAACAGAAAGTTTGTGCACCCATCCAGCATTCTCCGGCCAGCTAATATCCCCAAGTTTATCAAGGAGACCATCTCTGTTGAATATGGCTTTCTTTGATGGTTCAGTCAATTTCACATCTTCCTCATCTTCAGATTCTGGTTCGGATTCTGGCTCAGACACATCTTCCAAATCATCCTCTTCCATGGAATCCTCATTAAACTGTCTGGACTCTTTATTGGATACACCCATTTAGTAAATCTATTAGGAAAAGATGCAAGTTGTTTAGACTAATGAACAGGATAAATCACTTCATATCAGTTCATACATTTGAAAAGATTTGTACCAAAAACAGATTAATGCATTCaggaaacaaaatagaaaaaaatctATGCTGCACGACTAAAATTTATAACCTACCTAACAATATCACATATCTTAATCTTAAGAAACACAGAATCATTACAaattccaatatattttttttatttgcagcTCAAATCAATCAAAGTTGAAATATCAGATTAACACACCACAGCCTATGAAGAACAGattcaaacacaaaaaaaactacaGTTGGGATTTcaggaaattttttataaaaaacgAAAATGCGACATCTTTCCATTCTCTTATACATCAATTTTCTCGGCAGCCAAGcagcaaaggaaaaaaggaagaacGAAGAATTACATCTCACGCCTAAATTAAAAGACTACGGTTGTATAGAACTTAAATAAGTTTTGCTTCAAGATTGAAACTTAGGAGACTGGCTATGAAAAATGCTTACCTTTCCGCTGTGGCCTCTGAACCCCCGATAAACCCCTATTTCCAATTGctttggtttagggtttaggtcGAGCTGTGAACTACACAAAGAAGCGTTTTCAGGACCTTGGCTTATAGGGGCTTAGCTTTGGGCTAAAAACTAGGTGGGCTTAACcattgaaaaaattaagaCATACATAACTTAGTGGGGCTATCTTAACCCACACTGAGAAATTGGGCTAGTACCTTATTCTCATCTTCTTAACGTGTTTGGGTCTGAGACATCCATTTCATTTGGCACAGCAGCTATCCTGAACATGAAGGCAAACGTTCCTTACTcattttcacacacacacacacacacaccacgTAGCCTTTAAAATGAACAGACCAAACTCATATTTGCATTAGGGGAGAAGCACAACAGATCCGGATGTTTTCCTATTCTCAAGGTCTTCGTGTGCCTGTGCTGCTTGAGACAATGGGTAGGTGTGATTTACTTGAACCCGCAATACACCTGATTGAACATTACCATATACCTCTCATGCGATCCCTAGCAATTCATCTCGAGTTACAGCGTAATTAAAGAGTCTAGGCCTAGTCAAGAACAGTGACTTCACTGCAATGGCTGACAATGGAACCGGATCTGGCGCACCTGATGACTGCCCAAAACTCACCATGTATCCACGAGTCTTCAAGCATGCCAGTGATCCCTGAATACAACAATAACTCCCAATTAAGGATTCTTTGtccaaaatacaaattatCAAAAGACTGCCGACCCAGAACTCATTATCTACCAGATTATGTCGATCTGGGAGACCAGTTGGGCTTGCAACATTTGAATAAATCACGCCACAACACACTTATTTGAGAgtgtcttttcttcttctcttttttaattactgaTTACCAACTGTTTGCACTACCACAATCACAATGCAACTAAATCTAGGGTCTATTAAGGAAGAGTGATTTCAGGTCTAAGAATttagtaaataaaatatagcTCGATTGACTGATCCGACATAAAACCCTTTTGTCAAAATCCAACTCCTAACTTTAAAGCATTCCGTCTAAATGGACCCCCtcatcttttaaaaaaattcataaacctggctcaaattaaaaaacaactGGTTTCATAGGCCTGGTCTAGCATTGAGAAACTTCAGCACCATGTTAAGAGGAAGCCTACTCAAATGTACTTATGCAGAATTTGAACAGTGTATAATCTCTCCCTAAACACCCttgattgtgtttttgttcatttgtaGAAAAAAGGGAGAATAAAAGTATAGCTTACCTCAAAAGTATCCTTCCCAACAGAATCATAAATAACCTCGACCCCATTGTCAGATGTTATTTCTTTCACTCGAGCAACAAAGTCCTCTTCCTTATAGATTATGACATGGTGACATCCATCCTCCTTGGCTTGAGCTGCCTTCTCTTTGGTAGATACAGTTCCAATGACAGTGGCACCAAGGGCTTTAGCCCACTGGCATAAAAGGGATCCAACTCCAGCAGCTGCTGCATGAACAAGAACTGTGTGTCCAGGTTCAACCTGGATAACAACACTCAAGTCAGACCTAATAACAAAAGCAACAtaagtttcaaatttttgaaaCATATATAACATTAGGAAAGAGGATGGGCTATGTTAAGCAAAAAATTGTAGAAATGAACCCAAATTAAGATTGAAGCACTTAGTTGATTACACGTTGCTGGTTTACAATAGAGCTTGTTTTTTAAGGTGTACTATCTTGATGGTTCGGACATTTTACTCATTGAATTCATACTTAgttgttatgttttttttttttccacagaTTGTCCGGTGGAACGGAATCAACAAGTGCGCCACAAATGCAAAAGTGAAAGAGAACAAGAACGGTAGTTTTATCTTACATCAGATAATGATAGGacatgtttttaaaatttatagtCTCAAaggaacaaatataaatagggaaggggagagagagagagctcctCAACTCCCATGAGTGCTCATGAttaacaaatgaaaaagacTAACTCAAACACAACTGAGCATACTTTGTCAAAACAGGGGCAATTCTGCCCAAATAGTTTTACAATGACAACAATAAAGATCAAAACAATATTAACAGTAATGAAAATTCTTCTTGACAGGAAAACTCATAGGTGCATGCTAATAGCTCTAAAAAAATGTTTTGCAATGCCACACGCATATTTAAGGAATATTAAAACTAGCATGGGCTAAAATATCACAACCAGGATGTGGTTATCTCGTGTTTTGTAATTCAAACTATCTTCATTTACAGACTTAATGTGTGGTTAATGACTTCCTGAAATTCCAGATGCTGCTGCATAAATATAACGCTACCTTGAAACAACTGCGTAGTAGAAACTGAGCTGTCATACCCTTGAGCAAGAGGGATGCAGCAACAGTAGGATCAATGGAAGGAGGAACAGGCACAATTCTGTTTGCAGGAAGGATCTGCTCTTCCGCATATGAGCCCATTGGCTGACCAGCATAGGCTACAAGATCTCCAACTTGCCTGCCTGTTAGTCCCGGTCCCACAGCTGTCACAACTCCACAAGCCTCAACACCTGAAATCAGTTTTcatttgtaaataaattgtgTAAATCCATTATCAAAGCCCAAAAAAgtttcatatataaatatatacaacaAATCTAACAATGGAAATTGTTATCTGATGTCATGCTCTGCATTCTTGTATTAGGTTGTATTAGGTTCACCCCAATCGTTCCTAAccatatttcaaaaaatatactCTCATGGTAAAGGTTTATTAGAGAAAACTGTGAAGAAAAAccaaagtttttaaaaagaacatGAAGTCAAAAATTGGCTAGAAGTCAATCTTGGTTGAACTGTATCTTCATAATCTTATATGGTAAAGGTGCTGTCTTAAGATAAGTTTACTTAAGTTGTGCTTTAGCTTCTAACCTATCTTTGGTTGGAATAGTTTTAGATGAATCTTTCTTGCTTTCTGCTTATAATGAGCAGGTTCTCTCTTTGTTGTATAATCGAGGATAGCTTTTCGCCTTGATTATCAATACAAatgtttcaattcaaaaaaataataataataataataatcttagAAATGCAGCAAAACCTGGGGTGTAGGGGACTGTAGCAGCCTTATAAACGCCTTTGCGGAAGTGTACATCAACGAAATTAAGCCCAATGGCCTTGTTCTTCACACGAACCTCTCCCTCCTTTGGCTCTCCTACTTCCACATCTTCCCATTTCAAGACCTAACACCATCAcatgacaaaaataaataaaatgacgATGAAAGTAAAGGAATAATGGCCTTTAGCTGACAAATATGGGAGGTCaaagataaattttctttaagcaAAACTAGACATAAACTGATACTGCCttagcccaaaaaaaaagtaatggATACTGAATAATCAGTGTCAAAAACTATATATTGTTTTCTGATCTACTGGCCGACTTATGTGAATGATTATTTATGAAGACACTTGATACACTGTACACAAACTGAGAATTGAATTCagcaatctcaaatattttaaacaCTGATAGAAATAAAGACAAGTAACCAGTAATTATACACAAGTGAGTTTTGATAATCTGATAAAAATAGAAAGCACAACCCAATAGCCGGCCAATTCAAACATAAAAGCATATGTATggaaacacagagagagagagagagagagagagagagagagagacctcaGGTCCACCAAGCTCACGGACTCGAATGGCTTTGACCATCTTTGCTGCTGGTGGTGATGCTGATTCAGTGGCAAGTGCTCTAACTACTGGTCCTTAAGTGTAAAAGGTAAACACTTGCTCAAATTCTTATTGTTGCTCAAAATCTGTGAAAAATGCCTTGAATTTGGAGTGCGGTGGTATGAAGCACACAGCAATTGTGTTGAACAATGGTTCTGGAATCTTATTCTGATTGGAAGTAAACCCATTTACCTTACTGATTTGATCCTTGATTTGTCCGACATTGGAATTATACGAGGCTGGAAGAAATGAGGCTGggtgaagaaaaagagactTAAAGGCCCACATCACATGTAATAAAGGATTTCCCTAATCATATGGTCTTTTCTTGGGCCTATTGGGCTCATTTCATACATTTTGAAGGTCATAAATGATGATTTTTGGCCCAAATATAACCCACATTGATCATACGCTTCAAataacccaaaaataataaaatgtacCTAACATTAAAAACTAACACAATTGTTTCTCTtccatccaaaaaaaaaaaaaaaaaacacatttgtTTCTTAAGCTTTGCTACAAACAACATAGTAAATGTGACAACTTTTTACACATACATATAGAAACAAAGTGTGGAAATTTGGATATCATTATGAATTGCTCCTCAAATAGAATTTAAAAACCAAACACGACATAGTTAATAGCTACATCAATTAACCCACAAGATTACCAATAAAGTCTAAAGCCAATATGCATATGAGATGTTATGTTCACCACCAAGTTATGTGACATATTGATCAATTGGGCAGCTCCTTCATTTTTAAGTGCAACAGAAAGTTAATTTGctgataaaaacaaaacaatattaaCCAACTCTCTCTCCCGCCTCTAGGGTGGGAGTAGAGTAGAGTAGGGGACCACTCCAATATGAAAAGGGCACGTGACCTCCAAGTTATTTCCTCCCCACGCCACAGTCCACTGCTAAATCGGTTTCCGGTCATAACAATTTTCGCTCCAAAGTCTCCCTTTTTCTAATTTCACTCTCAAAAAAAGCAAATCTTTTTAGAACGACCAACTATTAAATGCTAGAACATTATTGTTCCCTACACTCGTCCAAAATGCGCGTCCGAACCGACATGCGTCCATGCAAAATCGGCATGTACCAGctgaagggcaaaatggtcctgagaaattttgtaataaaaaaattttaaaatgcgatttttttaaaatgaacaaaaatgcgagaaaacatatatatatatattcctatCCGtgcaaaataatattttgttattttctgtTATGCCGTTTTggtctatatatatagtgcTTGAGGTGTAGTGTGTGTTGTGTGTTTTggttgagagagaaagagagggagagagagagagagagagagagagggtggtGACTGATGAGTGTACGTGGGTTTATACGTAAGTGGTGACTCTGGGTCTTTCTCATTTCTCAGAAGATGATGAAGTACTTGGAAAAGAAGCAAGAGCAAAATAAGGCACCAAGCCCTTGTTTGCCCAGACATGCTCTGCCCACAACTGCCACTCCATCGCCCATCTGTTTGCTACTAGGTACACTACCtttttgatcttcttcttcttcttccctgcTTCTGATTCGTTTTTGGACCATTATCTCCAACTGTTTGATTCATTTTGTGCATTTTTATGGGTTTTGCAGAGGCTATAGACCACATTAAAGTGGGCTCTTACTATGAAATCAACCACTGTAAGCTCCCTCCCAGAACCACCCCAGAACAGCTCAAGGCGGTTCGGGTCGTCATGGTACTCGCCTTCACCAAAACCCACAAATAGTTTTCACtattcttgtttctttttcagatttgattttgatttcatatgggTTTTAAGTTTTGGGTCCATTTGTGTATGCAGGTGAGTGAGAAGGGTGCGCTCAAAGTGGCTTTGAGGTTCCCAAGCATTCACTCTCTCCACACTCACATCACCGAAGGAGGCTACGCAAAACCATTGGCCAAGCAGATTCCAGCGCTTAACGAGAAGTACGTGATGCCAGCAGAAATGGCTTCAGAGGTGCTTTACCGGAGAATCCCACCTCAGGAAATTGCAGATCGGAGCAACATTTGGAGCTTCTGGGCTGCTACACCCTCTGTGACAAATTACCAGAGAATAAGCTCTTCACCGAGCCCAGCAGTCAGCGGTGAGGTCATGAACAGGAGTGTGGTTTCCAAAAAGGGTCCATGCTGGTCGGAGCTAAAGTTCACTGGGATGGTGACGTGGGGTAAGCGCCGGCAGGTTCGGTACATGCGCAGGCACGAGCCTTCACCGAGCTCTAGTActgacgaagaagaagagacaGGGGAGGAGCTAACAGAGCTAGAGGAAAATGGTGATGATTTCTATGTGGATGATGAGAAAGCAATAACTGTGATagaggaagatgatgatattgaagaagaagaagaagatgtgaAAACAGAGGACGAGGCTCCTCCTGTTGTGCCCTGGAAGATGAACCTTAGGAGTAGGAAGAGGAAGAGCCAAGATCACCATAGAAAGCCCAAGAAAACCACAAATAAATCCAAATCTATAACAAAACGTCAAAAGCAGAATCAAGTTGTAGCAGTTCCCGATCGGAGTAACAAGAAATTGGTAAAACACACAGTGGCAAGATGGTCTGCAGGGAGGTGAGGACTCTGTTCTTAATTAGTTGTTTTGATTAGCTATATtagttattttgatttttgtttaagAAGTTGGgttttgttaatatgtgttCATGCTTTGATTTGGGTTTAAGGTGCAAGGCTGCAGAGGAAAACATGCTGGGGGTGATGAAGGCCAAGGGTGCTAAATTTGGGAGCCTAATACTGAGGCCAGCGCTGAGGTCTGAGGCAAGGCAGCTGATTGGAGATACGGGTTTGTTGGACCATTTGCTCAAACACATGGCGGGCAATGTGGCGCCAGGTGGAGCCGAGAGGTTTAGGCGGCGCCACAATGCAGATGGAGCCATGGAGTATTGGCTGGAGAGTGCTGATCTATTTGATATCAGAAAACAAGCTGGGGTTCAAGACCCTTATTGGACCCCACCACCTAGGTGGGAGCCTGGTGATAATCCCACTCGAGACCCCACTTGTCCCAGAGAGATTCATGAGCTTAGAGAAGAGATAACCAAGATAAAAAGGTGAACAATAAACCCTGTTAATGTTATTCATCTTTGACGTCCTCTCTGTTTAATGTATAATGTGTATGTGAGTTCCTCAATCTAGCtctctgctttttttttcttttggcaaaTTAATCTAGCTCTCTGTTTAAGTTGGTGTTGTATGTGTTTGTGATATTTCTTGTTGGATATACAAGCAGCTTCATGTGTCCAAGAATCAAGAGGATAATCTAGCTTCAGTGACCACGTCAAATTCTTGTGTGACAAGTCTTGACTGGGAACATTAATCCACCAAAAGGTGAACCAACAAATTTGGACgtttcaatttaatttgtttatgttgATTATGGCTGCTTTAATTAACTGCCACTAATTGTTCCATGGGATTTTGCAGGAGTATGCAGTACTGCTGCTAACAATGCAGCAAAATAAGATTAGAGAACAACTTATGGAAATGTCTCAATCTCTGTCTCGAATGGAGGTACACCAGATCatgacattaattaattatccCCTTATATCTTAATCGCACACTTAATGTGATCtaaacatataattaattacttttttaCTGCCTTCAGTATATTGGTCACTTTCAATTATTCATCAACTTTGGCtgctttaaatataatattatgttCAAAAAGTTTGgaccttttaatttttattaacttgTTTCATGGTTCAACTTGATTATGGCTGctttaaataatattaagtGCTACTAATTGTCGTTTGTTGGGATTTTGCAGGAGGAGCATGCGGAGCAAATCGTTAAGAAAACTAAGATGGAAGAACAACTAATGGATGTTTCTCAATCTTTGTCTGAAATGAAGGTAGGATGATATAAATTGGCCCCCTGGTTATCTTAATTTGATATGTCTTAAGTTCATTAAATGTGATatgaatatataattaatcacTTCTTACCGCCTTCCAGTATAATGATCACTTTCATGTCCAATTATTCATTTACACAATAAAATTGGTCTCTTTCATGTTAATTTAGTATGCAGTAAAAGCATATATGCATATTATAGCATTTGATGGATATGGAGGTTTAAATATTAATGCAGGAACAAATTGGAATGCTGAAATCAAGCAGGGAAGAACCACTAAGTATCTCAGATGCACCACCGCCACCATATACTGATCAAAGAGCAGCGACAAAATCAAAGGGTGGggagcaagaagaagaagaagataagcTTGAAGGAGGAGACAATAATGCAGCAGCCACAGCAACTCACGAGGACAAGGCAGCCAAAATACAGAGACTGAGGAGTGGTTTCAGGATATGCCGGCCACAAGGGTCCTTTCTGTGGCCAAACATGGGCATCTCTACCCCACCCTCAGCCTCCTCATCCTCAGCCACCCACCTCATCCCTATACCTCCTCAGCCTCAGCCTGGGTCTCCTGTC
The Prunus dulcis chromosome 2, ALMONDv2, whole genome shotgun sequence DNA segment above includes these coding regions:
- the LOC117619761 gene encoding LOW QUALITY PROTEIN: quinone oxidoreductase-like (The sequence of the model RefSeq protein was modified relative to this genomic sequence to represent the inferred CDS: substituted 1 base at 1 genomic stop codon) — its product is MVKAIRVRELGGPEVLKWEDVEVGEPKEGEVRVKNKAIGLNFVDVHFRKGVYKAATVPYTPGVEACGVVTAVGPGLTGRQVGDLVAYAGQPMGSYAEEQILPANRIVPVPPSIDPTVAASLLLKGMTAQFLLRSCFKVEPGHTVLVHAAAAGVGSLLCQWAKALGATVIGTVSTKEKAAQAKEDGCHHVIIYKEEDFVARVKEITSDNGVEVIYDSVGKDTFEGSLACLKTRGYMVSFGQSSGAPDPVPLSAIAVKSLFLTRPRLFNYAVTRDELLGIAXEVYGNVQSGVLRVQVNHTYPLSQAAQAHEDLENRKTSGSVVLLP
- the LOC117619763 gene encoding probable rRNA-processing protein EBP2 homolog; the encoded protein is MGVSNKESRQFNEDSMEEDDLEDVSEPESEPESEDEEDVKLTEPSKKAIFNRDGLLDKLGDISWPENAGWVHKLSVDIDQEQQVDVNDDLTRELAFYTQALEGTRKAFEKLQSMGLPFLRPEDYYAEMVKTDSHMERVKSRLLVEKKKIEEADERRKARDAKKLSKEIQAQKLKERAKQKKEDIESVKKWRKQRQQSGFAGGDKGSELDLAFEDGKPFEKSSNKRPGVDPGDRSGGKARQGVKVGKKPKKRDIKDSKFGYGGRKGSKKQNMAETTNDLRGFNKDSLSGNRKRKR